Proteins from one Juglans microcarpa x Juglans regia isolate MS1-56 chromosome 6S, Jm3101_v1.0, whole genome shotgun sequence genomic window:
- the LOC121237155 gene encoding phosphoribulokinase, chloroplastic-like, translated as MAICAVYKPQSLHSTCSISAPSKTHLGFHQKQVVFYTTSGRKTSKRSGSTSSPYVITCSVGNTQTVVIGLAADSGCGKSTFMRRLTNVFGGAAEPPKGGNPDSNTLISDTTTVICLDDYHSLDRTGRKKKGVTALDPRANNFDLMYEQVKALKDGIAVDKPIYNHVTGLLDPPELIKPPKILVIEGLHPMYDARVRDLLDFSIYLDISNEVKFAWKIQRDMAERGHSLESIKASIEARKPDFDAYIDPQKQYADAVIEVLPTQLIPDDNEGKILRVKLIMKEGVEFFSPVYLFDEGSSISWIPCGRKLTCSYPGIKFSYIPDSYFGHEVSVLEMDGQFDRLDELIYVESHLSNISTKFYGEVTQQMLKLSDFPGSNNGTGLFQTIVGLKIRDIYEQIISSKTKTPLKATKA; from the exons ATGGCAATTTGTGCAGTCTACAAACCTCAGTCCCTCCATTCCACATGTTCAATCTCCGCACCATCAAAAACCCACTTGGGATTTCACCAAAAACAGGTAGTTTTCTACACAACTAGTGGCAGGAAAACCAGCAAGAGATCAGGAAGCACCAGCAGCCCATATGTGATAACATGCTCGGTTGGTAACACGCAGACAGTAGTGATTGGTCTGGCAGCAGACTCAGGTTGTGGGAAGAGCACCTTCATGAGGAGGCTGACCAATGTGTTTGGAGGTGCAGCAGAGCCACCCAAGGGCGGCAATCCTGACTCCAACACCCTCATTAGTGACACCACAACTGTGATATGCTTGGATGATTATCACTCCCTGGATAGAACTGGAAGGAAAAAGAAGGGAGTCACTGCACTTGACCCAAGAGCCAACAACTTTGATCTTATGTATGAGCAGGTTAAGGCACTCAAGGACGGGATTGCTGTTGACAAACCCATTTATAATCATGTTACTGGTCTCTTGGATCCTCCTGAGCTCATCAAGCCTCCCAAGATCCTAGTCATTGAAGGTTTGCACCCCAT GTATGATGCGCGAGTAAGGGACCTCTTGGATTTCAGTATCTACTTGGACATCAGTAATGAGGTTAAGTTTGCATGGAAAATTCAG AGGGACATGGCAGAGAGAGGACACAGTCTTGAAAGCATCAAAGCTAGTATCGAAGCCAGAAAGCCTGATTTTGACGCATATATCG ACCCACAAAAGCAATATGCAGATGCAGTGATTGAAGTGCTGCCTACCCAACTCATCCCGGACGACAACGAGGGGAAGATTTTGAGAGTTAAGTTGATAATGAAGGAAGGGGTGGAGTTTTTCAGCCCAGTTTACCTGTTCGATGAAGGTTCTTCCATCTCATGGATTCCATGTGGAAGAAAGCTTACTTGCTCCTACCCTGGCATCAAGTTTTCCTATATCCCTGACTCTTATTTCGGCCACGAG GTGTCAGTGCTGGAAATGGATGGCCAATTTGACAGATTAGATGAGCTAATTTACGTGGAAAGCCATCTAAGCAACATCTCTACCAAGTTCTATGGAGAAGTCACCCAACAAATGTTGAAGCTTTCGGATTTCCCAGGCAGTAACAATGGAACAGGTCTTTTCCAAACCATTGTCGGGTTGAAAATAAGAGACATTTACGAGCAGATAATCTCCAGCAAGACCAAAACTCCCTTAAAAGCAACAAAAGCCTAA
- the LOC121237156 gene encoding protein BASIC PENTACYSTEINE7-like produces MGTYSNRNTMIPEATAGASVPHFTWFYPGSFLSASKTSSNPFQGTQTNPEPSLPVGPIRTIAATTEPMKNVNSTTTTAKGRKQKNSMKSPNQISSKAFRPKQAKKTPKKTKGQSMPDGKREKRMMINIDMDKAGFDSSEVPPPYCSCTGVARLCYKWGAGGWQSSCCTINISEYPLPMSSTRPGARMAGRKMSNGAYGKLLLRLAAEGHDLTRPVDLKDHWARHGTNKFVIIK; encoded by the coding sequence ATGGGAACCTACTCCAATAGAAACACAATGATACCTGAAGCTACTGCAGGGGCATCTGTTCCACATTTTACCTGGTTTTATCCAGGGAGTTTTCTCTCTGCATCAAAAACTAGCTCAAATCCTTTTCAAGGAACTCAAACCAACCCTGAACCCAGTCTTCCTGTTGGTCCCATCCGAACAATTGCTGCTACAACTGAACCAATGAAGAATGTCAACTCAACAACTACTACTGCCAAGGGTAGGAAGCAGAAGAATTCTATGAAGAGTCCTAATCAAATTTCATCCAAGGCTTTCAGGCCAAAGCAAGCCAAGAAGACTCCCAAGAAGACAAAGGGACAAAGTATGCCTGACGGAAAACGTGAAAAAAGGATGATGATTAATATTGATATGGACAAAGCAGGCTTTGATTCCTCTGAAGTGCCGCCTCCATACTGTTCTTGTACAGGTGTTGCTAGATTATGCTACAAATGGGGTGCTGGTGGATGGCAATCCTCATGTTGCACCATTAACATATCTGAATATCCTCTGCCTATGAGCTCTACAAGGCCTGGGGCTCGCATGGCTGGGAGAAAGATGAGCAATGGAGCATATGGGAAACTTCTACTGAGACTTGCAGCTGAAGGTCATGATCTTACTCGTCCAGTTGACTTGAAGGACCATTGGGCAAGACACGGTACCAACAAGTTTGTCATAATCAAGTAG
- the LOC121237159 gene encoding uncharacterized protein LOC121237159, whose amino-acid sequence MMQRWCAKLRTLALQSSHTLSSLSTSTSRRLIHASTQHHQPSRFASSRCSFRHLNASSTTHYSIVLQPHFVSPQVSPSVIQVRHVSSRERKKRRKPMTPVTSKIKKTKMKFYSSYKSRFRTMNDGNIRRWKEGKRHNAHLKSKKSKRRLRQPGIVPVAYAKVMKKLSFCG is encoded by the exons ATGATGCAGAGATGGTGTGCGAAACTTCGGACTCTGGCCCTTCAGTCGTCCCACACTCTTTCGTCTCTCTCTACGTCTACTTCACGTCGCCTTATTCACGCTTCCACACAGCACCATCAACCCTCCCGTTTTGCTTCGAGTAGATGCAGCTTCAGGCACCTCAATGCATCTTCTACGACCCATTATTCGATAGTTTTGCAGCCCCACTTTGTGTCTCCCCAAGTTTCTCCATCT GTAATTCAAGTGCGGCATGTCTCTTCCCGAGAGCGGAAGAAGAGGAGAAAGCCAATGACACCGGTCACGTCTAAGataaagaaaactaaaatgaaGTTCTATTC GTCTTACAAGTCCAGGTTCAGGACAATGAATGATGGCAATATCAGGCGCTGGAAGGAGGGAAAGCGGCACAATGCGCATTTGAAG TCAAAGAAGTCAAAACGCAGACTCAGACAACCTGGCATCGTCCCTGTAGCTTATGCCAAAGTGATGAAGAAGCTGAGTTTTTGTGGTTAA